The Malus domestica chromosome 13, GDT2T_hap1 genome includes a window with the following:
- the LOC139190423 gene encoding extensin-like, whose amino-acid sequence MAAAAKINPLILSGLFLFSIILSFPATTISDNPCAYPCYPPPTGTGGTFTPTTPTTTTPSPPSSQTAAYPPPAVVNNPTGYYPYNPPPSTYNGGYGYGANPPPDPILPYFPFYYKNGAHGNQDASSATSVSRRSSTLFNTIATTNLYVVFVYFFFNFQ is encoded by the coding sequence ATGGCTGCTGCTGCAAAGATAAACCCACTCATTCTCTCAGGTCTCTTTTTGTTCTCAATAATTCTCAGCTTTCctgcaacaacaatatcagACAATCCCTGCGCGTATCCATGTTATCCTCCACCTACAGGCACCGGAGGCACTTTTACTCCAACAACTCCGACCACCACAACGCCATCTCCTCCGTCGTCCCAAACCGCGGCATACCCGCCTCCGGCCGTCGTCAACAACCCAACTGGATATTACCCGTACAACCCTCCTCCGTCTACTTATAACGGCGGCTATGGATATGGTGCTAATCCTCCTCCGGACCCCATCTTACCTTATTTTCCGTTCTACTACAAAAACGGTGCTCATGGAAATCAAGACGCTTCGTCGGCAACTTCTGTAAGCAGAAGATCGTCAACGCTCTTCAACACTATTGCCACCACCAATCTTTACGTTGTATTTGTCTACTTCTTTTTTAACTTTCAGTAA